The following coding sequences are from one Musa acuminata AAA Group cultivar baxijiao chromosome BXJ2-4, Cavendish_Baxijiao_AAA, whole genome shotgun sequence window:
- the LOC103980758 gene encoding SURP and G-patch domain-containing protein 1-like protein isoform X2, which yields MEKGDKSSLFVNDGSFMEKFKQLQQEKVPAAAADRSKSSTSATPSVALKPSVIVNKRPLEVKVKDTKKGSTLTSGGKLAFSLKQKSKVAAAPIKFVTDEEEEEAAEAEAVSGDEPIKRQKLGQRDIIQSLSQQQDVAPSPPTDPAVKKVADKLASFVAKNGRQFENITRQRNPGDTPFKFLFDSSCSDYKYYEYQLFEEEKALAQLKDSKASDSANGSTSTSRVASGSERSNIQQRPNYQTPASALYGSYEESGSSGRSSSESSGSSPADPIAMMEFYMKKAAQEERIRQPKQSKDEMPPPASLQAPLKKGHHMGDFIPPEELEKFLFSCNDASAQKGAREAAEKARIQADNIGHRLLSKMGWKEGEGLGSDKRGRADPVMAGEVKKDNLGVGAQKPGEVTADDDIYEQYKKRMMLGYRHRPNPLNNPRKSYY from the exons ATGGAGAAAGGAGACAAGTCGAGTTTGTTTGTTAATGATGGATCTTTCATGGAAAAATTTAAGCAACTCCAGCAAGAGAAGGTCCCAGCTGCTGCAGCTGATCGGTCTAAATCTAGCACTTCGGCCACCCCTTCTGTTGCCCTGAAACCTTCTGTTATTGTTAACAAAAGACCGCTGGAAGTTAAAGTAAAGGATACGAAGAAGGGAAGCACTCTGACCTCCGGTGGCAAGCTTGCCTTCAGCTTGAAGCAGAAGTCGAAGGTTGCAGCAGCGCCAATTAAGTTTGTGactgatgaggaggaggaagaggctgcGGAAGCCGAAGCTGTTTCTGGAGATGAACCCATTAAGCGCCAGAAGTTGGGTCAAAGAGATATCATTCAGTCTTTGTCACAACAGCAGGATGTTG CACCATCTCCTCCAACTGATCCAGCAGTAAAGAAAGTTGCAGATAAGTTGGCAAGTTTTGTTGCAAAGAATGGTAGGCAGTTTGAGAACATCACACGCCAACGGAATCCTGGGGATACACCTTTCAA GTTTTTGTTTGATTCAAGTTGTTCAGATTATAAATACTATGAGTATCAGCTCTTTGAAGAGGAAAAGGCTCTTGCACAATTGAAAGATTCTAAGGCATCAGATTCTG CCAATGGAAGCACCTCAACTTCTAGAGTAGCAAGTGGATCTGAAAGGAGCAACATCCAACAACGTCCTAATTACCAAACCCCTGCTTCAGCTTTGTATGGATCTTATGAAGAATCTGGCTCTTCTGGAAGATCTTCCA GTGAGTCCAGTGGGTCTTCACCTGCAGATCCCATTGCAATGATGGAGTTTTACATGAAGAAGGCTGCTCAGGAGGAGAGAATAAGGCAACCGAAGCAATCAAAAGATGAAATGCCACCACCTGCTTCTCTTCAAG CTCCCCTTAAAAAAGGTCATCACATGGGTGATTTCATTCCACCAGAAGAGTTGGAGAAGTTTCTGTTTTCTTGTAATGATGCATCTGCACAGAAAGGTGCTAGAGAGGCTGCAGAAAAAGCAAGAATCCAGGCTGACAACATTGGGCATAGGCTTCTATCTAAAATGGGTTGGAAAGAAG GTGAGGGACTAGGCAGTGACAAGCGCGGACGTGCAGATCCAGTGATGGCAGGTGAAGTGAAGAAGGACAATTTAGGTGTTGGTGCACAAAAACCTGGCGAAGTTACTGctgatgatgatatatatgagCAGTATAAGAAACGGATGATGCTTGGTTATCGTCATCGTCCAAACCCACTG AACAATCCACGGAAATCATATTACTAA
- the LOC103980758 gene encoding SURP and G-patch domain-containing protein 1-like protein isoform X1, with translation MEKGDKSSLFVNDGSFMEKFKQLQQEKVPAAAADRSKSSTSATPSVALKPSVIVNKRPLEVKVKDTKKGSTLTSGGKLAFSLKQKSKVAAAPIKFVTDEEEEEAAEAEAVSGDEPIKRQKLGQRDIIQSLSQQQDVAPSPPTDPAVKKVADKLASFVAKNGRQFENITRQRNPGDTPFKFLFDSSCSDYKYYEYQLFEEEKALAQLKDSKASDSANGSTSTSRVASGSERSNIQQRPNYQTPASALYGSYEESGSSGRSSSYGESSGSSPADPIAMMEFYMKKAAQEERIRQPKQSKDEMPPPASLQAPLKKGHHMGDFIPPEELEKFLFSCNDASAQKGAREAAEKARIQADNIGHRLLSKMGWKEGEGLGSDKRGRADPVMAGEVKKDNLGVGAQKPGEVTADDDIYEQYKKRMMLGYRHRPNPLNNPRKSYY, from the exons ATGGAGAAAGGAGACAAGTCGAGTTTGTTTGTTAATGATGGATCTTTCATGGAAAAATTTAAGCAACTCCAGCAAGAGAAGGTCCCAGCTGCTGCAGCTGATCGGTCTAAATCTAGCACTTCGGCCACCCCTTCTGTTGCCCTGAAACCTTCTGTTATTGTTAACAAAAGACCGCTGGAAGTTAAAGTAAAGGATACGAAGAAGGGAAGCACTCTGACCTCCGGTGGCAAGCTTGCCTTCAGCTTGAAGCAGAAGTCGAAGGTTGCAGCAGCGCCAATTAAGTTTGTGactgatgaggaggaggaagaggctgcGGAAGCCGAAGCTGTTTCTGGAGATGAACCCATTAAGCGCCAGAAGTTGGGTCAAAGAGATATCATTCAGTCTTTGTCACAACAGCAGGATGTTG CACCATCTCCTCCAACTGATCCAGCAGTAAAGAAAGTTGCAGATAAGTTGGCAAGTTTTGTTGCAAAGAATGGTAGGCAGTTTGAGAACATCACACGCCAACGGAATCCTGGGGATACACCTTTCAA GTTTTTGTTTGATTCAAGTTGTTCAGATTATAAATACTATGAGTATCAGCTCTTTGAAGAGGAAAAGGCTCTTGCACAATTGAAAGATTCTAAGGCATCAGATTCTG CCAATGGAAGCACCTCAACTTCTAGAGTAGCAAGTGGATCTGAAAGGAGCAACATCCAACAACGTCCTAATTACCAAACCCCTGCTTCAGCTTTGTATGGATCTTATGAAGAATCTGGCTCTTCTGGAAGATCTTCCAGTTATG GTGAGTCCAGTGGGTCTTCACCTGCAGATCCCATTGCAATGATGGAGTTTTACATGAAGAAGGCTGCTCAGGAGGAGAGAATAAGGCAACCGAAGCAATCAAAAGATGAAATGCCACCACCTGCTTCTCTTCAAG CTCCCCTTAAAAAAGGTCATCACATGGGTGATTTCATTCCACCAGAAGAGTTGGAGAAGTTTCTGTTTTCTTGTAATGATGCATCTGCACAGAAAGGTGCTAGAGAGGCTGCAGAAAAAGCAAGAATCCAGGCTGACAACATTGGGCATAGGCTTCTATCTAAAATGGGTTGGAAAGAAG GTGAGGGACTAGGCAGTGACAAGCGCGGACGTGCAGATCCAGTGATGGCAGGTGAAGTGAAGAAGGACAATTTAGGTGTTGGTGCACAAAAACCTGGCGAAGTTACTGctgatgatgatatatatgagCAGTATAAGAAACGGATGATGCTTGGTTATCGTCATCGTCCAAACCCACTG AACAATCCACGGAAATCATATTACTAA